The Synechococcus sp. M16.1 genome includes the window CGGCCAGGATCCACGCCAACTCCGGCGACCGCAGTTGCGGCAGCTGCGGGGTGAGGCCGTGGGTCTGGTGTTCCAGGACCCGATGACGCGGATGAATCCGCTGATGAGCGTGGGCGGCCATCTGATCGACACCCTCAGGGCCCACCGACCTCGAACCAGTGCCGCGGCCCACCAGGAACGGGCCCGAGAACTGCTGGAGCGGGTGGGCATTGGCGCCAACCGCTTCCGCGCCTACCCCCATGAGCTCAGTGGTGGGATGCGCCAGCGCCTGGCCATTGCCTTAGCGATTGCCCTGGAACCACCGTTGCTGATCGCCGATGAACCCACCACCAGCCTGGATGTGGCGGTGGCCGGGCAGGTGATGGCCGAACTCAGCGGCCTCTGCCAGGAACTGGGCAGCGCCCTGCTGCTGATCAGCCACGACCTGGCCATGGCCGCCCGCTGGTGCGAGCGCATGGCCATGCTCGACGGCGGACGCAAGGTGGAGGACGGCCCCAGCCATCAGTTGCTCACCCGGCCGCAGTCGCCGGTGGGGCAACGGCTGGTGGCCTCCGCCCAGGCCCGGGAAGGGGGACGCTCACCGGCACGTCCCGACAGCGGCAGCGTGCTGCGGGTGGAGGAGATGCGCTGCTGGCATGCCGTGGGTGGCCCACCTTGGGCACCCCTCTGGCTGAAGGCGGTGGATGGGGTGAGTTTCGAGCTCCGGGCCGGGGAAAGCCTGGGGGTGGTGGGGGCCTCCGGCTGCGGGAAAAGCACCCTCTGCCGGGCCTTGATGGGGCTCAATCTCATCCGCGGCGGACGGGTCGACCTGCTGGGCCAGGACCTGCTGAGCATGCGTGGTGAGGCGCTGCGAACGGCCCGCCGGGCCCTCCAGATGGTGTTTCAGGACCCTCTGGCCTGCCTGAATCCCGCCCTGCAGGTGGCCGATGCCATCACCGATCCGTTGCTGATCCATGGTCTCTGCTCGAAAGCGACAGCCCGGGAGGAAGCCCGTCGCCTGCTGGAACGGGTCGGCCTCAGCCCGGCTGAGCAGTTTCAAGATCGCCTGCCGAAGCAGCTCTCCGGCGGTCAGCAGCAGCGGGTGGCGATCGCCCGCGCCCTGGCGTTGAAACCCAAGGTGCTGATCTGCGATGAGAGCGTCAGCATGCTCGATGCCGAAGTGCAGGCGGATGTGCTGGCGCTGCTGCGGGAGCTGCAGCAGGAGCTGGGCCTGGCGATCGTGTTCATCACCCACGACCTCTCGGTGGCCAGTGGTTTCTGCCACCGGGTGATGGTGCTGGACAAGGGGAAAGTGGT containing:
- a CDS encoding ABC transporter ATP-binding protein, whose protein sequence is MVFSAGPPVARAALFMGRPVLELEQLRLRYPGSNSWTLDGMNLNLEPGETLALVGSSGCGKSTVARAVMQLLPQGTVCEGRLYLTGQDPRQLRRPQLRQLRGEAVGLVFQDPMTRMNPLMSVGGHLIDTLRAHRPRTSAAAHQERARELLERVGIGANRFRAYPHELSGGMRQRLAIALAIALEPPLLIADEPTTSLDVAVAGQVMAELSGLCQELGSALLLISHDLAMAARWCERMAMLDGGRKVEDGPSHQLLTRPQSPVGQRLVASAQAREGGRSPARPDSGSVLRVEEMRCWHAVGGPPWAPLWLKAVDGVSFELRAGESLGVVGASGCGKSTLCRALMGLNLIRGGRVDLLGQDLLSMRGEALRTARRALQMVFQDPLACLNPALQVADAITDPLLIHGLCSKATAREEARRLLERVGLSPAEQFQDRLPKQLSGGQQQRVAIARALALKPKVLICDESVSMLDAEVQADVLALLRELQQELGLAIVFITHDLSVASGFCHRVMVLDKGKVVEEGPGDRIFNAPQAPISRTLVEACPRLPR